From the Hymenobacter yonginensis genome, one window contains:
- the nusB gene encoding transcription antitermination factor NusB — MLNRRTLRIKVMQALYAYHQAVGSDFLLANDRIADAFAPDLTSPEPQDRRKLQGQRKLAEVVFKDWHKTGEEPEKGDDAAIHSAVQDAISFYKKAIAKDGTFYGGQMVHAAESIHDQYLHLLNIPESLLQVIEEDKARAARKHIASAEPALDTTRLEENLVIQKLIGNTQLQALTIRRAQQWHGEEEMEALRMAWRNEMRQDPELISYLAAPAGNYTEDQEMLKHLYKTYVFKGENLPRYIEEDDLNWEENRSIVKNLVLKTVKMLDEPATEELELMALSANWAEDKEFAESLYQQTLADDDKYEKLIAESVQNWDVDRVALTDKILLKMALCEMHLFRGIPVKVTINEYIEISKIYSTPKSKQFVNGILDKLAQDLTASGAIRKSGRGLLDNQ, encoded by the coding sequence ATGCTCAACCGTCGCACGCTCCGCATCAAGGTCATGCAGGCCCTGTACGCCTACCATCAGGCCGTCGGGTCCGATTTTTTGTTGGCCAATGACCGGATTGCGGATGCCTTCGCGCCCGATCTGACTTCGCCCGAACCGCAGGACCGGCGCAAGCTGCAGGGCCAGCGCAAGTTGGCGGAGGTGGTGTTCAAGGACTGGCACAAAACCGGCGAAGAACCCGAAAAGGGCGACGACGCTGCCATCCATTCGGCCGTGCAGGACGCCATCAGCTTTTACAAGAAGGCCATTGCCAAAGACGGCACCTTCTACGGCGGCCAGATGGTGCACGCCGCCGAGAGCATTCACGACCAGTACCTGCACCTGCTCAACATCCCCGAGTCGCTGCTGCAGGTGATTGAGGAAGACAAGGCCCGCGCCGCCCGCAAGCACATTGCGTCTGCGGAGCCGGCCCTGGACACCACGCGCCTCGAAGAAAACCTGGTGATTCAGAAGCTTATCGGCAATACGCAGCTGCAGGCCCTCACCATCCGGCGGGCCCAGCAGTGGCACGGCGAAGAGGAAATGGAGGCCCTGCGCATGGCCTGGCGCAACGAAATGCGCCAGGACCCCGAGCTGATCAGCTACCTGGCCGCCCCGGCCGGCAACTACACCGAGGACCAGGAGATGCTCAAGCACCTCTACAAAACCTACGTGTTCAAAGGCGAAAACCTGCCCCGCTACATCGAGGAAGACGACCTGAACTGGGAGGAAAACCGGTCCATCGTGAAAAACCTGGTGCTCAAGACGGTGAAGATGCTCGACGAGCCCGCCACCGAGGAGTTGGAGCTGATGGCGCTGTCGGCGAACTGGGCCGAGGACAAGGAGTTTGCCGAAAGCCTCTATCAGCAGACCCTAGCCGACGACGACAAGTACGAGAAGCTGATTGCCGAATCGGTGCAGAACTGGGACGTGGACCGCGTGGCCCTCACCGACAAGATTCTGCTGAAGATGGCCCTCTGCGAGATGCACCTGTTCCGGGGTATTCCGGTGAAAGTGACCATCAACGAGTACATCGAAATCAGCAAAATCTACAGCACGCCCAAGAGCAAGCAGTTCGTGAACGGGATTCTGGATAAATTAGCCCAGGACCTGACCGCCAGCGGCGCCATACGCAAGTCGGGCCGTGGCCTGCTCGACAACCAGTAA
- a CDS encoding YtxH domain-containing protein: MGSKTTTGILCFAGGALAGAAIGLLYAPEKGRETRSWLSYQLEKYRETLADLTENLVTNRADQGPSSAKSEGQRVIQDAKSKAEQLLGDVDQLINQINSRKTV; this comes from the coding sequence ATGGGTAGCAAAACCACTACCGGTATTCTGTGCTTCGCGGGCGGAGCCCTGGCCGGCGCCGCCATTGGCCTCCTGTATGCGCCTGAAAAAGGCCGCGAAACCCGCAGCTGGCTGAGCTATCAGCTGGAGAAGTACCGCGAAACCCTGGCCGACCTCACCGAAAACCTGGTGACCAACCGCGCCGACCAGGGGCCCAGCTCGGCCAAGAGCGAAGGCCAGCGCGTGATTCAGGACGCCAAGAGCAAGGCCGAGCAGCTGCTCGGCGACGTGGATCAGCTCATCAACCAGATCAACTCGCGCAAGACAGTTTAA
- a CDS encoding isocitrate/isopropylmalate dehydrogenase family protein, which translates to MHLITLIPGDGIGPEITKAVTDIFTAAQVPVQWEEQNAGQTTFDQSGELIPQALLTSLEKNRVALKGPITTPVGKGFRSINVTLRQKYDLYQNVRPSKTTDGIKTRYEGIDLVLFRENTEGLYSGLEVYDERLGIADSFNRITKEGSRKICRAAFAYADKHGRKKVTLAHKANILKMAGTLMLNACKEASNEFPHIVFEDKIIDNMCMQLVGKPEQFDVVVTTNLFGDILSDLCAGLVGGLGVVAGANIGDDMAIFEAVHGSAPDIAGQGKANPTALLRSALMMLHHLGEHQHADRIEKALEATLKTKEKCTGDLGGTASTSEFTQSIIANLQ; encoded by the coding sequence ATGCACCTTATCACCCTCATCCCCGGCGACGGCATCGGCCCGGAAATCACGAAAGCTGTTACGGACATCTTCACGGCGGCCCAGGTGCCGGTGCAATGGGAAGAGCAGAACGCCGGCCAGACCACCTTCGACCAGTCGGGCGAGCTGATTCCGCAGGCGCTGCTGACGTCGCTGGAGAAAAACCGCGTGGCGCTGAAAGGCCCCATTACGACGCCGGTGGGCAAGGGCTTCCGCAGCATCAACGTGACGCTGCGCCAGAAGTACGACCTCTACCAGAACGTGCGCCCGTCTAAAACCACCGACGGCATCAAAACGCGCTACGAGGGCATTGATCTGGTGCTGTTCCGCGAAAACACCGAGGGCCTGTACTCGGGCCTGGAAGTGTACGATGAGCGCCTGGGCATTGCCGACTCGTTCAACCGCATCACCAAGGAAGGCTCGCGCAAAATCTGCCGCGCCGCCTTCGCCTACGCCGACAAGCACGGCCGCAAGAAGGTGACTCTGGCCCACAAAGCCAACATCCTGAAGATGGCCGGCACCCTGATGCTGAACGCCTGCAAGGAAGCCAGCAACGAGTTTCCGCACATCGTGTTCGAAGACAAGATCATCGACAACATGTGCATGCAGCTGGTGGGCAAGCCCGAGCAGTTTGATGTGGTGGTAACCACCAACCTGTTCGGCGACATCCTGTCTGACCTGTGCGCCGGCCTCGTGGGCGGCCTGGGCGTGGTAGCCGGTGCCAACATCGGCGACGACATGGCCATCTTTGAAGCCGTGCACGGCTCGGCCCCCGACATTGCCGGCCAGGGCAAAGCCAACCCCACGGCCCTGCTGCGCTCGGCCCTGATGATGCTGCACCACCTCGGCGAGCACCAGCACGCCGACCGGATTGAGAAGGCCCTGGAAGCCACCCTCAAGACCAAGGAAAAATGTACCGGCGACCTGGGCGGCACGGCCTCGACCAGCGAGTTCACCCAGTCGATTATTGCTAATTTGCAGTAG
- a CDS encoding DUF1573 domain-containing protein, with translation MKRTFLFLLAGTLLTSACNTDKTTEVGAEGMNAAATEAAANPTVDNPNVTNETEVPNPNAPVMTFAESDHDFGDIQPGSVVKHTFTFTNTGKTPLLIGNATASCGCTTPNWTKEPIAPGATGTIDVQFDSHGKSGMQNKQISVQANTTPSTTVIAIKANILPDGAQGPVRQ, from the coding sequence ATGAAACGCACGTTCCTTTTCCTGCTGGCCGGCACTCTGCTGACCAGCGCCTGCAACACCGATAAAACCACGGAAGTGGGCGCCGAAGGCATGAATGCCGCCGCCACCGAGGCTGCCGCCAACCCCACCGTGGACAACCCCAACGTGACCAACGAAACGGAGGTGCCCAACCCCAACGCCCCGGTGATGACCTTCGCCGAGTCGGACCACGACTTCGGCGACATCCAGCCCGGCTCGGTGGTGAAGCACACGTTCACGTTCACCAACACCGGCAAAACGCCGCTGCTGATTGGAAACGCCACCGCATCGTGCGGCTGCACCACGCCCAACTGGACCAAAGAGCCGATTGCGCCCGGCGCCACCGGCACGATTGACGTGCAGTTCGACAGCCACGGCAAGTCGGGCATGCAGAACAAGCAGATTTCGGTGCAGGCCAACACCACGCCCAGCACCACGGTTATTGCCATTAAGGCCAACATCCTGCCCGACGGCGCGCAGGGCCCGGTTCGGCAGTAG
- the yajC gene encoding preprotein translocase subunit YajC → MFATLLLQAAATNESFMSYLFPVAIAVVLYFFMIRPQQRKAAEAKKFRESIGKGATVVTIGGLHGKVVDLTDEAVIIEVDRGTKLKFDRSAIAREVKPAKDSVKDTVA, encoded by the coding sequence ATGTTTGCTACCCTTTTGCTGCAGGCTGCTGCCACCAACGAGAGCTTTATGTCGTATCTGTTTCCGGTGGCCATTGCGGTGGTGCTCTACTTCTTCATGATCCGGCCCCAGCAACGCAAAGCCGCCGAAGCCAAGAAATTCCGCGAGTCGATTGGCAAAGGCGCTACCGTGGTAACCATCGGCGGCCTGCACGGCAAAGTGGTGGACCTGACCGACGAAGCCGTTATCATTGAAGTGGACCGCGGCACCAAGCTCAAGTTCGACCGTTCGGCCATTGCCCGCGAAGTGAAGCCCGCCAAGGACAGCGTAAAAGACACTGTAGCGTAA
- the coaE gene encoding dephospho-CoA kinase (Dephospho-CoA kinase (CoaE) performs the final step in coenzyme A biosynthesis.) — MLRIGITGGIGSGKSVVCRLFQVLGVPVYDSDFRAKWVMANDAQLRDELVAAFGPETFDAAGQLNRVHLSRVAFADAAELARLNALVHPAVGRDFAAWSAARAQEGHRYTLKEAALLFESGAYKGLDQIITVFAPLPVRQARVLRRDPHRTPADILAIIGKQLSEEEKMQRAHYIVRNDDEHLLIPQVLELHAQFSK; from the coding sequence ATGCTTCGAATTGGAATTACGGGTGGGATAGGCTCGGGTAAGAGCGTGGTGTGCCGGCTGTTTCAGGTGCTGGGCGTGCCCGTGTACGACTCAGACTTCCGGGCCAAATGGGTGATGGCCAACGATGCGCAGCTGCGCGACGAGCTGGTGGCCGCCTTCGGGCCCGAAACCTTTGACGCGGCCGGCCAGCTGAACCGCGTGCACCTGAGCCGCGTCGCCTTTGCCGATGCCGCCGAGCTGGCCCGCCTCAATGCCCTGGTGCACCCCGCCGTCGGCCGCGACTTTGCTGCCTGGAGTGCCGCCCGCGCCCAGGAAGGCCACCGCTACACACTGAAGGAAGCTGCCCTGCTCTTTGAATCGGGGGCGTACAAGGGCCTCGACCAGATCATCACCGTGTTTGCCCCGCTGCCCGTGCGCCAGGCCCGCGTGCTGCGCCGAGACCCCCACCGCACCCCCGCCGACATCCTGGCCATCATCGGCAAGCAGCTCAGCGAAGAGGAAAAGATGCAGCGCGCCCACTACATCGTTCGCAACGACGACGAGCATCTGCTTATTCCGCAGGTACTTGAGCTGCACGCACAGTTCAGCAAATAG
- a CDS encoding AsmA-like C-terminal region-containing protein, whose amino-acid sequence MLFFFLTGLVLLVAAVVGGVWLGQERIIALFVQEANRYLATPVQVGRMEVSVLDQFPRVSITLHELRVSGSLPQDTVPLARARRLYCAFDAWDMLRGHYRIRAVTLADGRVWVRHDAQGRPNYDVLRFDTTAAPSSQPLAFALENIQLERVNTVYADDQRQQRYTVQAHDVRAQLDVQGPLVDIVAQGRTHVDALQLGPDAYFQNKPLTLNTRLRVDRDARLVTLQPSELRVGAASYELGGRIDYRRAVQLDLQVAGRNTDVQSVLALLPARVARRLRAYRSRGAVYFGGTVRGELSGRASPRIEARFGCRDASFYHPELRQAVEHVFLAGTFSNGAAQAARTSVLSLREVRGTLRGRPFSGSLRYANFQDPTVQLQVRADLDVAQALQFYPVAAVPGGQGQAQLLLAFAGNLRQFRARPATAAVQASGTLQLQNVQLRLRDLRQPLTGLTGSFRLQGREVEVAGFTGRVGGSDFRLQGRLRNALAWALLPNQTLLLDADLTSQLLDFDQLLRLTTPAGPAAATSTGAPGAGSYEFRLPTQLALNVRAQVERLRFRRFRGRQLRGTIRLQQQVLSAPSLTVRAGGGQVSFRGTLDARQPRLLHLHSTISCQQLPLDSLFYTFEDFGQQFITARHLRGALTATAESDLYFDGALTPLTNRLEAELNLQVRNGELNNFEPLQKLSMIAGRERLRHLRFAQLTTPVYIQSRTVYLPEMEIRSNVRAASLIRVTGTHTFDQQMDYHLSIPILPGLLQRTVGMATGPSLLLAIQGDEDNFRVSYDRRPQPGRVPTAPRETARPASRPGLPGTSLPGPAAPAAPAPEPRKPFELKKPPAKKPAQPQTGEYFEF is encoded by the coding sequence GTGCTATTTTTTTTTCTGACCGGGCTGGTTTTGCTGGTGGCGGCGGTGGTTGGGGGCGTGTGGCTGGGGCAGGAGCGCATCATTGCGCTTTTTGTGCAGGAAGCCAACCGCTACCTGGCCACGCCCGTGCAGGTGGGCCGCATGGAGGTGTCGGTGCTGGACCAGTTTCCGCGCGTTTCCATCACGCTGCATGAACTGCGCGTAAGCGGCTCGCTGCCCCAGGACACGGTGCCGCTGGCCCGGGCGCGCCGCCTCTACTGCGCCTTCGACGCTTGGGACATGCTGCGCGGCCACTACCGCATCCGGGCCGTGACGCTGGCCGACGGCCGCGTGTGGGTGCGCCACGATGCCCAAGGCCGCCCCAACTACGACGTGCTGCGCTTCGATACCACCGCCGCGCCCAGCAGCCAGCCGCTGGCCTTCGCCCTGGAAAACATCCAGCTGGAGCGCGTGAACACTGTGTACGCCGACGACCAGCGCCAGCAGCGCTACACCGTGCAGGCCCACGACGTGCGCGCCCAACTGGACGTGCAGGGCCCGCTGGTGGATATCGTGGCCCAGGGCCGCACCCATGTGGATGCCCTGCAGCTGGGCCCCGACGCATACTTCCAGAACAAGCCCCTGACCCTGAACACCCGCCTGCGCGTGGACCGGGACGCGCGGCTCGTGACCCTGCAGCCCTCAGAATTGCGCGTGGGGGCCGCATCCTACGAGCTGGGCGGCCGGATTGACTACCGCCGGGCCGTGCAGCTGGATCTGCAGGTGGCGGGCCGCAACACCGATGTGCAGTCGGTGCTGGCACTGCTGCCGGCGCGGGTGGCACGGCGGCTGCGCGCCTACCGCAGCCGCGGGGCCGTGTACTTCGGCGGGACGGTGCGCGGGGAGCTGTCGGGGCGGGCCAGCCCGCGCATTGAGGCCCGGTTTGGTTGCCGCGACGCTTCCTTCTACCACCCCGAGTTGCGGCAGGCCGTGGAGCACGTGTTTCTGGCGGGCACCTTCAGCAACGGAGCGGCCCAGGCGGCGCGGACCTCGGTGCTGAGCTTGCGGGAGGTGCGCGGCACGCTGCGCGGGCGGCCTTTCAGCGGCAGCTTGCGCTACGCCAATTTCCAGGACCCTACCGTGCAGCTGCAGGTGCGCGCCGACCTGGACGTGGCGCAGGCGCTGCAGTTCTACCCGGTGGCGGCCGTGCCGGGCGGGCAGGGGCAGGCCCAGCTGCTGCTGGCGTTTGCCGGCAACCTGCGGCAGTTTCGGGCCCGGCCGGCTACGGCGGCGGTGCAGGCCAGCGGCACGCTGCAGCTCCAGAACGTGCAGCTGCGCCTGCGCGACCTGCGCCAGCCCCTCACGGGCCTTACAGGCAGCTTCCGGCTGCAGGGCCGCGAGGTGGAGGTGGCCGGCTTCACGGGCCGGGTGGGCGGGTCGGATTTCCGGCTGCAGGGGCGGCTGCGCAATGCTTTGGCCTGGGCGCTGCTGCCCAACCAGACGCTGCTGCTCGACGCCGACCTGACGTCGCAACTCCTGGATTTCGACCAGCTCCTGCGCCTTACTACGCCCGCGGGCCCTGCTGCGGCCACTAGCACCGGCGCGCCCGGAGCCGGCAGCTACGAGTTCCGGCTGCCCACCCAGCTGGCCCTGAACGTGCGGGCGCAGGTGGAGCGGCTGCGGTTTCGGCGGTTTCGGGGGCGGCAGCTGCGCGGCACCATCCGGTTGCAGCAGCAGGTGCTGAGCGCGCCGTCCCTGACGGTGCGGGCCGGCGGCGGCCAGGTCAGCTTCCGGGGCACCCTCGATGCCCGCCAGCCGCGGCTGCTGCACCTGCATTCCACCATCAGCTGCCAGCAGCTGCCGCTGGATAGTCTGTTTTACACGTTCGAGGATTTCGGCCAGCAGTTCATTACGGCTCGGCACCTGCGCGGGGCCCTCACGGCCACCGCCGAGTCGGATTTGTACTTTGATGGGGCCCTCACGCCGCTCACCAACCGTCTGGAGGCCGAGCTGAACCTGCAGGTGCGCAACGGGGAGCTCAACAACTTCGAGCCGCTGCAGAAGCTGTCCATGATTGCCGGGCGGGAACGGCTGCGGCATTTGCGCTTCGCCCAGCTCACCACGCCGGTCTACATTCAGAGCCGCACGGTGTACCTACCCGAAATGGAAATCCGCTCCAACGTGCGGGCGGCCTCCCTGATCCGGGTGACGGGCACCCACACCTTCGACCAGCAGATGGACTACCACCTCAGCATCCCGATTCTGCCCGGGCTGCTGCAGCGCACCGTGGGCATGGCCACCGGCCCCAGTTTGCTGCTGGCTATTCAGGGCGATGAAGACAACTTCCGGGTGAGCTACGACCGGCGCCCGCAGCCAGGCCGGGTGCCAACGGCCCCGCGCGAAACCGCCCGGCCCGCCAGCCGCCCCGGCTTGCCCGGGACCAGCTTGCCCGGGCCCGCAGCCCCGGCCGCACCGGCCCCGGAGCCGCGCAAACCTTTCGAGCTGAAAAAGCCGCCCGCAAAGAAGCCCGCGCAGCCCCAGACCGGCGAATACTTCGAATTTTAG